The window CTCCATGCTCAAGACCGACCAGTCTGCAGCCGCAGCGACGCAAGGCGGTTTCGGTGGTGGCTTCGGCAATGCCGAGCAGGCTCCGGCCTATGGCGTGCCGGCTGGTTTCGACACCGTGGGCTTCGTGCGCAATGCCAAGACCTATTTCATCCGCCTGCAAGCGGCATGGGACAAGGCCGACATCAACGACATCCGCGAATTCACCACCCCGGAAATGTTTGCCGAGCTGCGTCTGCAGATCCAGGAACGCGGCGCCGCCAGCAACCAGACCGATGTGGTCTCGCTGGATGCCGAAGTGCTGGGTGTGGAAACCGTGGGCAACGATTATCTGGCCAGCGTGAAGTTCTTCGGCTTCATCAAGGAAGATCCGACTGCTTCGCCGGCCCAGTTCGCGGAGATCTGGAACCTGTCCAAGCCGGCTGCCGGCCAGGGTGGCTGGGTGCTGGCGGGTATCCAGCAGATCGACCCGGTTTCCGCCTGAGCGGGGCAGCAAGGTTCATGTAACAAGTAACAGTTTGGCGCGGAAGGCGGCGGTTAGTGGATGAGCGTCGCCAGTCCGTTTTACCGCCGGCTTTTGCCGGCGGTTTTTTTTTATGTCCGTTCCACGCCTGCATTATTCTTCACTCCCACCTTGAACTGGCTTCCCGTGCAGCCGCGCAGGCTGTCCTGGTCCTGCCTTTGCATCCCTTCCGTCTCTTGGCGCACGATAGAAAAAGCACCGCATCAGCGGCGCTTGTGAGCTTGTTCGTCAGTCTCCTGGCCTGGGTTCTGCCTGTCCCGGTCTCGGTGCAAGGAGCGGCCCTCCGATAGCGGAAACAGGAGCGCCACCACCACCAGGATGAACAGCAATATCAGCGTGATCTGATCCAGTCCGTCCATGTTCAGGCCGCCTGCGCGGCCGTCCAGATGGCCACGTCGTTGGTATTGATCTTCCTGGGCAGCAGACCGGCTGCGAAGAAGGTGTCGGCGATGCGTTGCTGTTCGCCCAGCGCCTCCGGCCGGACGGCCCGTACCTCGTAGCTGCGGCGGCTGTTGGCCAGCTCGATGGTGTCCGCATCCAGGCCCCATAGCGGGGCCAGGAAGGCAGCAGCTTCCTTGGGGTGCTGCTTGACCCAGTGGCCGGTTTTCTGCAGTTCGTCGAATACGACGCGCAAGACCTCCGGGCGCGCCTGCGCGAAGCTGGCCGAGGCCAGGTAGTAGCGCTGGTAATCGGCCACGCCACGGCCGTCGGACAGGATGCGGACCTGGGACTGTCGCTGCACGCCAGCCAGGAACGGATCCCAGGTGACCCAGGCATCCACGCTGCCACGCTCGAAGGCGGCGCGGCCATCGGCCGGGGAGAGGTAGGCGGCATCGACATCGCTGAACTTCAGGCCGGCCTTCTCCAGCGTGGCGATCAGGAGGTAATGCACGCCGGCGGCCTTGGTCACCGCGATCTTCTTGCCCTTGAGATCGCTGGCCTTGCGCAGCACGGAATCAGCCCGCACCACGATGGCCTGGGCCGCCGGGGAGGGGGACTCCTGGGCCACATAGGCCAGCTTGGCGCCCGCAGCCTGGGCGAATACCGGTACGGTGTCGGCCACGTCGGCGCTCAGGTCGACCCCGCCAACGTTGAGCGCTTCCAGCAGAGGCAGGCCGCTGGCGAACTCATGCCAGCTGATCTTGGCCCCGGTGGGCGCCAGAAGTTTTTCCAGCGTCCCGTTGGCCTTGAGGATGGTGAGCAAGGTGGAGGATTTCTGGTAGCCGATGCGAATGGCTTTGTTGCCTTGCGCGAAGACACTGGCTGGCGCAAGCGCGCTGCCCAGGCCAAGTGCTGTGGCGGCGTGTAGCAAGCGGCGGCGAGTGGAGTCGGTGGAGTGCTTGGACATGGATGCGCTCGAAAAAATGGGTTCAGGATGTCTGCTGGCTGGATTGCCGTCGTGCCTCGCGCCAGCCAAGGCTCTTTTGCTCGACGGCTCGCAGCAGGCCATCGCTGAGCTTGCCCAGCAAGGCCAGGATGAGGATGGCCGCCAGCACCAGGTCTGGCCGGCTGCTCTCGCGCCCGTCCGAGAGCAGATAGCCCACGCCCTTGGTGGCGGCGATCAGTTCTGCGGCCACCAGGAACATCCACGCCAGGCTGAGCCCGCCACGCAGGCCGGCAAACAGGTAGGGTAGCGACGCCGGCAGCAGGATGTGACCAATCAGCGCCTGCGTATTCAGCCCGGACGTGGTGCCGACTTCGATGAGCTTATGGTCGATGTCGCGGATGCCGGCCACCAGGTTCAGATAGACCGGGAAGAAAGCGCCGATGGCGATCAACACCACCTTGGGTGTTTCATCGATACCCAGCCAGAGCAGCAAGAGTGGAATCCAGGCCAGGCTGGGGATGGCGCGCAGCGCCTGGAAGCTCGGCTCCAGCAGGGCTTCGGCGCGACGACTGATGCCCACCAGCAGGCCCAGCGCTACCGCCAACGCACTGCCGATGACAAAGCCGGCGGCCACCCGCGCCAGGCTCGCAGCGATATGCGGCAACAGTTCACCGCGCTGCGCCAGCGACCAGAGCGTGTGCGCCAATTCGCTGGGCGGAGGCAGCAGGCGAGCCGGGATCAGCTCCAGCCGCGCGCCGGCTTCCACCAGCAGCAGGAAGGCCAGGGGAACGATCCAGCCCGTGAAACGGCCCGGGCGATAAGCGTCGTCATGCGGCCAGCCACGCCGGTGCGTTCTTGCAGTCGACGTGGAGGTTGGCATGCTGGTTTGCCTTGCACTCGAGCCAGCCGTATCCCCGGCCTGCAACGTCGCCGGGAGGGAGATAGGATCGGACATGGCCTCAGGCCCTCACCACGCCCTGGGCATAGCTGGGATCGATCAAGGCATTGATGGTGCGGGGCAGATCGGTGCCACTCTTGACCAGGTCTTCTTCCAGCAGGATGGGGGCGGCCGCGCGCAGGGCCTCGATGTGTTCGCGGCCGATCTGCGGCTGCGAGAAATCGTTGCGCTTCAATTGCAGCCGGGCCACTGGTGCGGACAGCTTGGACTCTTCCGACAGCAGCGCCACGGTCTCGTCCGGATGGGCGATGATCCAGCTGCGCGCCCGTTCATAGGCAGCGATCACGCGCTTGACCTGGTCCGGATGGCGCGCCGCAAAGCTGTCGCTGACGTTGAGGAAACCATAGGTGTTGAAGTTGACGTTGCGGTAGATCAGGCGCGATCCGGCTTCCAGTTCGCTGGCCGCCAGATGCGGATCGAGCCCGGCCCAGGCGGCCACGCGGCCTTGTTCCAGCGCGGCGCGGCCGTCGGCGTGCTGCAGGTGGACGATCTCGACATCGCTCTTCTTGAGGCCGTTTTCATGCAGGGCGCGCAGCAGGAAGAGATAGGGATCGGTCCCTTTGGTGGCGGCGATCTTCTTGCCCTTGAGTTCGTTGATGGATTTCACCGGTGACTCCTTGCCCACCGCCAGCGCCGTCCATTCCGGACGCGAATAGATATAGACCGCCTTGACCGGATTGCCGTTGGCGCGCGCCAGCAAGGCCGCCAGGCCAGCGGTGCTGCCGAAGTCCACGCTGTCGCTGTTGAGATATTCAAGCGCGCGGTTGCTGCCCTGGCTCAACACCCACTTCACTTCCGTGCCTTGCGCCTTGAGGTCTTCCTCCAGCCAGCCGAATTTGCGCAGCACCAGGCTGGGCGGCGAGTAATAGGCATAGTCCAGACGGATGACCTTGGGCGGCTGCGCTGCGCTGGACAATAGAGGGATGCCGCCCAGGGCGGTGACGCCGAGCGCGGCGGGCGCCAGGCGGAGGAAGTCTCTGCGGTGCATGGATCGGTTCTCCCGGAGGTGGACGGTCTCGCGCCGGATGGCGCAGACGCGACAAACCGCTACTCTAGGGAGGAAGCCAGGTGGGTAGAACGACTATTTTCACGCTTGCATATGCGGCCCGCGCATGTGGCAGACCGCTGCAAGGAGCGGGGCTGCGACCGGGGCGACGGTGCTCATGCAGTCCTGCAGAGGAGTGGTGATGCTGCGCTGTAGTGACGCAGTCCTGCCTAAGTATGGTCAAGGAGTGGTCAAGGAGAAGTGCGATGCGGCGTTGATTCACCGAGCCAGTGCCGCAGCGAAACAAGGCACTGCACCGACCAGGCCGCGTCAGTGGCGCCGTCGTCGGTACTCAGGGTCAGGGCAGGCAGAGTTCGAAGACTGCGCCGCCGTCGGGATGATTGGACAGACGCGCCTCGCCTTGGCGCGTCTCCTTGTTGTGCGCAGTGGCGATGGCGTTGCACAGGTCCATGCCCAATCCGGTGGAGGGTTTCTTTTCCTGGGTGCCGATGCCGGGACCATCATCGCGCACACTGAAGACGACGCCCCCCTCGGGGTGATTGCGGCAGCCCAGCGCGATGCGCGTGCGCGCAAACCGGCTGGCGTTCTGCAGCGCCGCTTCCAGCGCCAGCGCCACCAGGTGCTCATCGAAAAAGCCGATGATCGGCATGTCCGTCTCGTCGACCACCAGGGTGAGGGCGCCCTGGACGCGCGCGACCGCCTGCTCGCGCACCAGCGACTGCAGGAAGTCCTGCGGCGAGACCGCTTCCACCTGGGCGCGCAGTCCCTGGGAGTCGGCCTTGTAGAGCGTGAGGAAAGCGATCAGCTTTTCCTGCAAGGCCAGGCAGGTCACATGGGCCTGCTGGACGCGCGGCACGTCGTCGGAAAGACGACGCAATTCGCCCTCCAGAACGCCCAGGGAATTCTTGATGTCGTGAATGATGATCGCGGCAAGCTTGGGATCCATGGTCAGCTCTTCGGGGCTACTTTGCTCAGGGTGTCGCGCAGGAACTTGTGCATCTTGGCGACTCTATCGTTGCCCGGAATCAGGCGATCCAGCGTGGCCAGGTAGCGGCGCACGCGCTTGACGTATTCCTCGTTCCAGCCGCGCTGGCTCATCCACAGCAGATGCAGTTGGGCCGAGGCCAGCAGCACGCCGGTGTTCTCCGGCATGCTGGCCAGCGCTTCCTCCAGCTTGGCCAGCGATTCATCCGGCTTGGCGCTGCGCATGAGGGCGTTGGCTTCGGCGATGACGCTCATGCAGTGCTTGACGGCGCCATCGACCAGCTCGTCGGCCAGGTTGGCGCGGCCGGTATCGGCCAGCACCTTGCGCGCCAGCATCAGCAGGGTCTTGTTTTCGTGGTCGGACTTGACGGCGTCGGCGATGAGCTTGCTGCCTTCCTCGTCGCGACCCATCGAGAAGGCGGCCTTGGCCAGGGCCAGCGTGGCCATGTCCGAGGTCTCTTCGCCAGCAGCCTGGCG is drawn from Herbaspirillum seropedicae and contains these coding sequences:
- a CDS encoding aliphatic sulfonate ABC transporter substrate-binding protein; protein product: MSKHSTDSTRRRLLHAATALGLGSALAPASVFAQGNKAIRIGYQKSSTLLTILKANGTLEKLLAPTGAKISWHEFASGLPLLEALNVGGVDLSADVADTVPVFAQAAGAKLAYVAQESPSPAAQAIVVRADSVLRKASDLKGKKIAVTKAAGVHYLLIATLEKAGLKFSDVDAAYLSPADGRAAFERGSVDAWVTWDPFLAGVQRQSQVRILSDGRGVADYQRYYLASASFAQARPEVLRVVFDELQKTGHWVKQHPKEAAAFLAPLWGLDADTIELANSRRSYEVRAVRPEALGEQQRIADTFFAAGLLPRKINTNDVAIWTAAQAA
- a CDS encoding sensor histidine kinase produces the protein MDPKLAAIIIHDIKNSLGVLEGELRRLSDDVPRVQQAHVTCLALQEKLIAFLTLYKADSQGLRAQVEAVSPQDFLQSLVREQAVARVQGALTLVVDETDMPIIGFFDEHLVALALEAALQNASRFARTRIALGCRNHPEGGVVFSVRDDGPGIGTQEKKPSTGLGMDLCNAIATAHNKETRQGEARLSNHPDGGAVFELCLP
- a CDS encoding ABC transporter permease produces the protein MPTSTSTARTHRRGWPHDDAYRPGRFTGWIVPLAFLLLVEAGARLELIPARLLPPPSELAHTLWSLAQRGELLPHIAASLARVAAGFVIGSALAVALGLLVGISRRAEALLEPSFQALRAIPSLAWIPLLLLWLGIDETPKVVLIAIGAFFPVYLNLVAGIRDIDHKLIEVGTTSGLNTQALIGHILLPASLPYLFAGLRGGLSLAWMFLVAAELIAATKGVGYLLSDGRESSRPDLVLAAILILALLGKLSDGLLRAVEQKSLGWREARRQSSQQTS
- a CDS encoding aliphatic sulfonate ABC transporter substrate-binding protein, translating into MHRRDFLRLAPAALGVTALGGIPLLSSAAQPPKVIRLDYAYYSPPSLVLRKFGWLEEDLKAQGTEVKWVLSQGSNRALEYLNSDSVDFGSTAGLAALLARANGNPVKAVYIYSRPEWTALAVGKESPVKSINELKGKKIAATKGTDPYLFLLRALHENGLKKSDVEIVHLQHADGRAALEQGRVAAWAGLDPHLAASELEAGSRLIYRNVNFNTYGFLNVSDSFAARHPDQVKRVIAAYERARSWIIAHPDETVALLSEESKLSAPVARLQLKRNDFSQPQIGREHIEALRAAAPILLEEDLVKSGTDLPRTINALIDPSYAQGVVRA
- a CDS encoding Tim44 domain-containing protein, which produces MKKAFVALIVAVMTLSVGISTVEAKRLGGGGSIGKQSSSASRQAQSPAPMQQNQAAAAKPAAPAAAPAAAAAKPSMWKGLLGGALLGLGLGALLSHFGLGGALASMISTILTVALIALAIMFVVRMFRRKSEASQPAPAWAGAAPQAADNASATPQIGSMLKTDQSAAAATQGGFGGGFGNAEQAPAYGVPAGFDTVGFVRNAKTYFIRLQAAWDKADINDIREFTTPEMFAELRLQIQERGAASNQTDVVSLDAEVLGVETVGNDYLASVKFFGFIKEDPTASPAQFAEIWNLSKPAAGQGGWVLAGIQQIDPVSA